One segment of Anguilla anguilla isolate fAngAng1 chromosome 1, fAngAng1.pri, whole genome shotgun sequence DNA contains the following:
- the impg1b gene encoding interphotoreceptor matrix proteoglycan 1: MSLQMGLFLSLFLFTVQATAIKDHGRPDILSEVRNMYDKDLMKLLRATKQTENIKATSELGRHRTRRSTFYQSGVKVCPQETIKEVMASHRSYYKLRVCQEAVWEAFRVFLDRLPSNEEYQRWVFACQHEPLCLDDLARNFSHSQEHIDMVHKRVVSAEDKQQEQEGVISEPGPLEDPNPEIAEPGEPTTAWAFSDPVPRDIIGGTQDTDLPNIVPEMMVEQVVEFSITILDPGYSELLNDPDTAQYHDFARSLHDQMVLVFEKLPGFKEIRVLGFRSGGETVRCAVVFETDATGCNDYMDEIMHTAHGETEPKDTEFVSAGPSLKEMVAKALSDQTSLPVDVQSLSFEPDNLPQPTMPIATEIAEELNRAPPEPDSHNELTVATPQPEDDVEKPHVRVSLAPVARENDLETLLDPTAIPEEANVKEMSNSEFDSMAITSAAPSLVDHVVTDSVTEPPSAVPPATSVSPTSPPGEQPPANSDPQPLPEEGADKVGLVEDEHLPIDPEVAEGEGEIIVQHEPTDTIEDRGVPEVTPMPESGAAELPSNTETESSENSEGGADDIPLDDSPMLPDVTATSSTDLEPPEAPLTESPTVELARGPTMVAVTLADFKMEPEVFTTEAIVTVTEEHAVQDQEDRPPPSLGSPSGDEGTEDIMGDLDGESMESNGMQDYGSGYPSETGDRPFESTPPPPLKYLTTPSMTTASKGKELVVFFSLRVTNMNFSDDFFNKSSPEYQSLENTFLELTQFTEPNDRPNPGASQRFESGKQRTLASIPLLPYLQSNLTGFKELEILNFRNGSVVVNSKMKFAKSVPYNITEAVQCVLEDFCNAASKRLDIEIDSRSLDIEPADRADPCKFLACNEFSQCVVNRWTKEAECLCDPGYGTQDGLPCQSVCSLMPDYCLNGGQCEIVPGHGATCRCPVGKYWHFHGERCSELASLSVDPMLIVAGIVGSLILVFAIIGILVCINKKCVGTRKTVTLIHAHSPFALGNTARLNPVFENDNGVMTQFTGSYYTLSTGAGSSGSSQQDTLHTIENIHLSVEIPRQIYTTRSDELVPEMVDFHRCIPHNEAWRLTHEYRTSCCLLRASDNECAEVTVL, translated from the exons atCATGGCAGACCAGATATTTTGTCTGAAGTCAGAAACATGTACGACAAAGATTTAATGAAGCTTCTAAGAGCAACTAAACAGACGGAaaacatcaaggcaacatctgAATTGGGAAGACACCGAACGAGGAGGTCTACGTTTTATCAGTCTGGCGTCAAAGTCTGCCCTCAGGAAACCATCAAAGAGGTCATGGCCAGTCATAGATCATACTACAAACTGAGAG TTTGTCAGGAGGCAGTGTGGGAGGCTTTCCGGGTCTTTCTGGACCGGCTCCCGAGCAACGAGGAGTATCAGAGGTGGGTGTTCGCCTGCCAGCATGAGCCCCTCTGCCTGGATGACCTGGCCAGAAATTTCAGCCACTCCCAAGAGCACATTGACATGGTGCATAAG AGAGTGGTCTCTGCAGAGGACAAGCAGCAGGAGCA AGAGGGAGTCATCTCAGAACCTGGACCATTAGAGGATCCCAATCCTGAGAtagcag AACCTGGAGAACCAACCACAGCATGGGCTTTTTCTGACCCCGTTCCCCGTGACATCATCGGTGGCACTCAG GACACAGACCTTCCCAACATTGTGCCCGAAATGATGGTGGAACAGGTGGTGGAGTTCAGCATCACCATTTTGGACCCCGGCTACAGTGAATTGTTGAACGACCCTGACACGGCCCAGTACCATGACTTTGCCCGCAGTCTGCACGATCAG ATGGTGCTTGTGTTTGAAAAGCTTCCAGGATTTAAGGAGATCCGAGTCTTGGGATTCAG ATCTGGGGGCGAAACGGTGCGCTGTGCTGTGGTGTTTGAGACAGATGCAACAGGCTGTAACGACTACATGGATGAGATCATGCACACGGCCCATGGGGAAACAGAGCCTAAGGACACAGAGTTTGTCTCCGCTGGTCCAAGCCTGAAGGAGATGGTGGCCAAGGCCCTGAGCGACCAGACCTCCTTACCTGTAGATGTACAGTCTCTTAGCTTTGAGCCGG ACAATCTGCCACAGCCGACCATGCCAATAGCCACAGAAATTGCTGAAGAGCTAAATAGAGCT CCGCCAGAACCAGACTCCCACAATGAGCTGACGGTGGCTACACCTCAGCCAGAAGACGACGTAGAAAAGCCTCACGTCCGTGTCTCCCTTGCCCCTGTTGCGAGGGAAAATGACCTTGAGACCCTCCTGGACCCCACAGCCATTCCAGAAGAGGCGAATGTGAAAGAAATGAGCAACTCTGAG TTTGATAGCATGGCCATAACATCAGCAGCTCCTTCCTTGGTCGACCATGTTGTCACAGACAGTGTGACAGAGCCACCCAGTGCAGTGCCTCCCGCTACATCTGTGTCACCCACCAGCCCGCCGGGTGAGCAGCCGCCAGCAAACAGTGACCCACAGCCGCTGCCTGAAGAGGGCGCTGACAAAGTAGGTCTAGTGGAGGATGAACACCTTCCTATAGACCCTGAGGTGGCAGAAGGTGAAGGTGAAATAATTGTTCAGCATGAACCAACGGACACCATCGAGGATAGAGGTGTTCCAGAGGTGACTCCCATGCCAGAAAGTGGCGCAGCAG AGTTGCCATCAAACACAGAGACTGAATCTTCAGAGAACAGTGAAGGAGGGGCAGACGATATACCGTTGGATGATAGCCCCATGCTGCCAGATGTCACAGCTACCTCGTCTACAGATCTAGAGCCCCCTGAAGCTCCATTAACCGAGTCCCCTACAGTCGAACTTGCAAGAGGACCCACAATGGTCGCTGTGACACTGGCTGATTTCAAAATGGAGCCAGAAGTGTTCACCACAGAGGCCATTGTTACGGTAACAGAAGAGCATGCGGTTCAAGACCAAGAGGATCGACCTCCTCCCAGTTTGGGGTCCCCGTCGGGCGACGAGGGCACAGAGGACATCATGGGGGATCTGGATGGTGAGAGCATGGAAAGCAATGGCATGCAGGACTATGGGAGTGGATACCCCTCTGAGACGGGCGATCGCCCCTTCGAGTCCACGCCGCCCCCGCCACTCAAATACCTGACCACACCCTCGATGACCACGGCCAGCAAGGGCAAAGAGTTAGTGGTTTTCTTCAGCTTGCGAGTCACTAACATGAATTTTTCAGACGACTTTTTCAACAAGAGCTCCCCCGAGTACCAATCACTGGAGAATACATTTCTCGAACTG ACACAGTTCACTGAACCCAATGACAGGCCAAACCCAGGAGCCTCACAGAGATTTGAGAGCGGGAAGCAGAGGACATTAGCCTCGATACCG CTTCTCCCATACCTGCAGTCTAATTTAACAGGGTTTAAAGAGTTAGAGATACTCAACTTCAGGAACGGCAGTGTTGTGGTCAACAGCAAGATGAAATTTGCCAAGTCTGTACCATATAACATCACAGAGGCTGTGCAGTGCGTTCTTGAGGACTTTTGCAACGCAGCATCTAAACGCTTGGACATCGAGATTGACAGCCGTTCCCTGGACATTGAACCCG CTGATCGAGCGGACCCTTGCAAGTTTTTAGCCTGCAACGAGTTCTCTCAGTGTGTGGTGAACAGATGGACCAAGGAGGCCGAGTGTCTGTGTGATCCGGGGTACGGCACGCAAGATGGCCTTCCCTGTCAAAGCGTCTGCAGCCTCATGCCGGACTACTGCCTCAACGGCGGGCAGTGTGAGATAGTCCCAGGTCACGGAGCGACTTGCAG GTGTCCTGTCGGGAAGTACTGGCATTTCCATGGAGAACGCTGCTCTGAGCTGGCCTCATTGTCCGTAGACCCCATGCTTATCGTAGCGGGCATTGTGGGGTCCCTGATTCTTGTGTTTGCCATCATAGGGATCTTGGTATGCATTAACAAGAAATGCGTTGGGACCAGAAAGACGGTGACTTTGAT CCACGCTCACAGCCCTTTTGCACTCGGGAACACTGCAAGGCTGAACCCGGTTTTTGAAAATGACAACGGTGTCATGACTCAGTTTACCGGCTCTTATTACACTTTGAGCACAGGTGCCGGTTCCTCCGGCAGCTCTCAGCAAGACACATTGCACACGATTGAAAACATACACCTCAGCGTCGAG ATACCCAGGCAAATCTACACAACCAGATCAGACGAGCTAGTGCCTGAGATGGTTGATTTTCACCGCTGTATACCACATAATGAG GCATGGCGATTAACTCACGAGTACAGGACTTCCTGTTGCCTCCTGAGAGCGTCGGATAATGAATGCGCTGAAGTGACCGTTTTGTGA